The window CCTCAACAACCTGATCGGGCAAGCCGAAGACCCAGAAAAAGTTCTGGAACAAGCGGTTGAGGAGATGCAGCAGGATTTAATTCAGCTGCGACAAGCTGTAGCGCAGGCGATCGCTACCCAAAAACGTACCGAACGACAAGCCGCTCAGGCTGAAACCACTGCCCAAGAATGGTATAACCGCGCCCAATTGGCTCTGTCAAACGGGGATGACAACCTGGCACGGGAAGCTCTAACGCGGCGGAAATCCTATCAGGAGACGGCTAAAGCCATGCGAACCCAACTGACGCAGCAAAGCGCTGTGGTCAGCAAGCTCAAAGAAAACATGCGGACGCTGGAGAGTAAAATCTCAGAAGCGAAAACGAAAAAAGACTTGTATATCGCTCGTGCCCGCTCCGCTCAGGCGTCCCAGAAAATTAACGAGATGCTGGGCAATATGGGGACGGGAACGGCGATCAGTGCCTTTGAGCGCATGGAAGAAAAAGTCATGCAGCTCGAAGCCCAGTCTGAAGCCATAGCGGAACTCGGAAGCACCGATTTGGAAAAGAGATTTGCCTCTCTAGAAGGGGGCAATGAGGTGGATAGCGAGTTGGCGGCGATGAAAGCGAACTTGATGAGTGGCACCGAATCAGCCAAATTACCGTCTGCTCAGACATCATCTGCCCAAAATCCAGAAGTTGAAGCCGAGCTGAAAAAACTGCGCTCTGAAATAGAAGGTTCTTGAGTCAAGAGGAGGATAGATGGAGAGATGGGGGAAAGGTTAGTTGTTGAATTTCGGGATTTCAGTTGAGAATTTATCCGGCTCTCTCCTCTTGCTGCCGTTTACACAATCATGACTAATTTTTTCCACTCTCCCACTGACTACCCTACTCCCCCACCACCTGAGCCAATGAGGTGAGTTATGCATCTTCTCATCCTTGACAATTGGAGAACCGAGCGATGAGCTAGCGCTTTTGGGCTGGAAGTTTTTACACTGGATTAAAGCGTCTTGTCTCAATGGCTTGAGCCGATGTGTTTTGAGTGACTTCAAAGTTGTGCTTGATGACTAGAGATGGGATAGCCTTAATTGCTCAAACCGCAACGCATCAGCAATCGGCTGATAGCGTAGAGTCTGCGTTAAAACTACTTTATACGTTCCAAGAGGATAGACAGCGTCATGGGATTATTTGATCGCCTAAGCAGAGTCGTCAGAGCAAATCTGAACGATATGGTGAGCAAGGCTGAAGATCCAGAAAAAATTCTGGAGCAAGCCATTATTGATATGCAAGAAGACCTGATCCAACTGCGCCAAGCAGTGGCTAGGGCTATTGCCACTCAAAAACGCACCGAGCAACAATACAACAAAAATCAATCCGAAGCCAACAACTGGCAGAACCGTGCTCAACTCGCCCTCAGTAAAGGGGATGAGAGCCTAGCGCGGGAGGCACTTTTGCGTAAGAAGACTGTTGCCGAAGCGGCTGCTACTCAGAAAACCATGCTGGATCAGCAGACGACTCAGGTGGATAGCCTCAAGAAAAACCTGATTGCTTTGGAAAGTAAGATCTCCGAAGCTAAGACCAAGAAGGATATGCTCAAGTCCCGTGCAGCGGCGGCGAAAGCCAACGAGCAGTTGCAAGGTACAATTGGTCGCTTGGGTACCGGCTCGGCAATGGCAGCTTTTGAGCGGATGGAAGACAAAGTTTTGGAGCTGGAGGCTCGTTCTCAGGCTGGCTATGAACTGGCAGGTAATAACTTAGAAGAGCAATTTGCCCTACTCGAAGGCGGCAGCGACGTTGATGATGAGTTGGCGCAAATGAAAGCCCAATTGACCGGGGGTTCTGTCTCACAGCAAGCACTACCCGCCTCTGAGGAAAAAGCCTCTCCTTCGTCTAATGCAGCCGTTGATGCTGAATTGGAAGCTCTACGAAAGCAAATCGACAATTTATAAGTGTCGCCAAGCTTTTGACCATACCCTCTGCGATCAAAGACCTTGATAGGCGACTCAACCTTAATTCCACTGACTCTCAGGGTGGAGTGGATGCAGAGAGTCTATCCAGGTCTTAATTATTGTTGAGCAGATTGGCGGCTGGATGAAGTAGGAACATCACTGAATACAGTCGCACAGCCAGATGACCAACGAGACTTGATAAGTATATAGCTTATTGAGGATAATAAATGCTCCTACCACCAAAGGCTTGGACTGATTTACTGTATTAAATGTAAAGCTACAGGCAAACTTGCTCGCTTGCCAATCCGGGTTAATTTTTGCACCAGATAATCTGCTCAGTGAGCGAATTAGAAACAGTTGTATTGATGGAGGGTTTTGTGGGTAACGCTATTTCAATTACGGATTCCGAGTTTGAAACCGAAGTTTTAAAAGCCGAGCAGCCTGTACTGGTCTACTTGTGGGCGTCTTGGTGTGGCCCTTGCCGCTTGGTATCGCCATCCGTAGACTGGGTGGCTGATACTTATCGCGATCGCCTAAAAGTCTTCAAGATGGAAGTCGATCCAAATCCTGACACGGTAAAGAAGTACCACGTCGAAGGCGTCCCCGCACTCCTTGTATTTAAAAACGGTGAGATTGCTCAATCCCATGAAGGTGCCATTAGCAAACAGAAATTAGTCAGCCTGATCGACAATCATTTGTCCCCCGCTTCTTAGCAAAAACTCAACCCCCTTTTTTCAAGAAGGCCGTTCGCGTAGCGTTCTCCGTAGGAGTAGGCAGGAGGCAGAAAGCAAGAAAGTTTGTACAGTAAACTTTTTAACCTTTTTAAACGGGATAATTATTTCTGCCACGCTGCACTACTGATTCGGTGTTGGTTGTGGGTTGTTGGGAATCCGAAAAAAAACAACAAGCAACAAAAAAGATGCAGTTTGCCAAGCGTTTACAACCCCTGCAAGCCAATGTGTTTGCTGACATGGATCAGGCAAAGGCAAAAGCCAAAGCCTCTGGACAGAACATTATTGACCTCTCCTTAGGGTCTTCTGACCTCCCGGCATCAGAACACGTCCTAGAGGCGATTCAAGAGTCTTTGTCAGACAACAGTACTCACGGCTACTTGCTATTTCATGGTACTCAAGCCTTTCGTCAGGCAGCCGCCGACTGGTACACCCAACGATTTGGCATCTCAGTTGACCCCGAAACTGAGGTACTTCCCCTGATTGGTTCTCAAGAAGGCACGGCTCATTTACCGCTAGCCGTCCTGAACCCAGGAGATTTTGCCCTGTTGTTAGACCCTGGCTATCCCTCCCATGTTGGCGGCGTTTATCTGGCTAGTGGTCAGATCTATACCATGCCCATCCTGGCAGAAAATAACTTTTTACCTGTATTTGAAGATATTCCTACACCCGTACTCGCTCAATCTCGGATGATGGTGTTGAGCTATCCTCATAATCCTACGACGGCGATCGCGCCCTTATCGTTTTTCCAGGAGGCCGTTGCGTTTTGCCGAGAGCATGACTTAGTCTTAGTTCACGACTTTCCCTATGCAGATTTAGTCTTTGCAGAAGATACCGGGGAAACCCCCAATCCCAAATCCCTTGCCCCTTCAATTTTGCAAGCCGACCCGGATAAGGACGTTTCAATCGAGTTTTTTACCTTTTCCAAGTCTTATAATATGGGCGGCTTTCGGATTGGTTATGCGATTGGCAATGCTCAGTTGATTCGAGCGTTGCGGCAGGTGAAAGCCGCCGTTGATTTCAACCAATATCGAGGGATTTTGAATGGTGCGATCGCCGCTTTACGGGGGCCTCAAGATAGCGTTCAGCAATCGGTAGAAATTTTTCGACAACGACGGGATGCTTTCGTTACAGCCTTGCACAAAATAGGTTGGCAGGTTCCGACCCCAAACGCAACAATGTATATTTGGGCAAAGTTGCCAGAGCCTTGGACGAATGATTCGGTAAAATTCTGTACTCAACTCGTGGAAAAAACAGGCGTTGCCGCTTCACCGGGAGCGGGTTTTGGCAAAGCAGGTGAAGGATATGTCCGGTTTGCTTTAGTGCATGAACCCGCCATTCTGGAAATGGCGGTGGAACGAATGGCTGGATTTTTGCGATAGCGTTAGCGTAGCGGGACGTAGTCCAGCGCTGCTTCGTACAGCCCTACCCTTCGGGTCGCTTCGCTAACGGGCATGAAAACCGCGTAGCGTCTCGGAGAGAAGCGCAGATCGCTACACTCTTGAAAGTCCCTCAAGCCCCCACAAAGAGTTAAATTTCTGCCTGACTTTATACAAGCTTCACATAGCATCCGCTAGACTCACCCTATTCTTGTAAGGGAGCTCAGCAATTAGGCTTCATTGGAACTAGACATGTCAGGTTTTGTAACAACCTCAAACCAAGACTCAGGATTTGAGGATGATTGACATATCTCGACATAGCTGTACTTTTTTCGACCTGCGTGCTGAGGCACTCAGAACCTACACTCAGAACCTACACAAAAACAGGGGTAGCGCTCATGACGGAATCCTGGATCGATACAGTTACCACAGCTTACGAAGGACAAGCCTGTGTTCCTTGTTCACCCGTTGGCGAAGTTTCCACCCTAACTAATTTCACAGCAATTGGTTATGCCGGAATGATTTCTGCAACGGTCAACTTTAATCCATTGATCGTTGGGATAGTTGGAAATGACCTCAACGTAGAATTACCCCTTGGGGTAAGCGTTAATCGGGATTTTCAAGGCTATGTTCCTCTTCCGAGTGACTTAAATCAATTGCCGGCAGGTGATATCTCTGATGGCGACATCACCATAGATTTCCCTCTAATTAGTAATGTTTTTGGCCTCAATCCTGATAGTTCTGTTCTGGATTTACTCGATAATTTCGGTATTACTGTTCCTAATTCGGTTTTGGCAATTCTAGATGCTTTAGACATTACAGATGCCAATTCTGTGATTGGAGTTTTTGATAATTTATTTGACGTTGAGTTGGCAGGCAGTGGCACTCTCACTTCGGTGACAGGAACCACTGGCTTTAATTTTGAATATCAGGGTGAGGAAAATACTTTCCTAATTGATGGGTTCGAGCCTACTGTGGTAGCGGGAAGCTTGGTAGGGTCGTCTACAATCACAGCAGAGGGAGATTTCAGCGTAGATTTAGTAATCAGTGAGTTCGTTAATCTCACTAATCTTTTGGGAATAGATCTGCCCTCTAACGTAGATTCCTTCCTTGCCTTGGCTCAGGTTTTCAACATTAATCAGATAGAACTAGCTTCTGGTTCTTTCAGTTTAGATATGATTACAGTTCCAGTTTCCGCGCCTCTGGCGGGCTATACCATCTAGTCTCTCCTGCTTGCGCTCCAACTCGGTGTCCAGTTGCGGTTTCTATCTAATCCGAAATTAATATCGTAAAACGGTAGGGGCACGAGCAGAGCGTGCCCTAAAAACGACTGTGTTGCAATCAATTGAAGCTCGCTAAAAAATCGCTCAAATCAGCAAAAATAGCTGATTTTCAAAGCATAGCCTGTAGCTGATCAATCAACCCTTCAACATAATAGAAAGCGCCATTAACGGTTGCTGGGTCTTCCAGATCGACTCCAACCGTCTGGCGTAAAGCCTCCACCGGATTCATACTACTGCCAGCCGCAAGGAAATCAAAATAGCTAGGGATAAAGTCTTTTCCAACCGCTTGGTATTGCTGGTAACAAGCCAAACTGACAATGCTGGCTGCCGCATACTGGTAGCTAGAGAACGGCTGAGTGAAAATATGACTCATTCCTGCCCAGTCATATTGATGTTCTGGCAAAACTTCTACAGCATCACCACAAAGTTGGCGGTAAAATTCCAGCCACTGCTCGTTAACAAAGGAGTGATCAAAACTGCCTTGAGCAGCCCGTTCATGGAGTGCGAGTTCCAGACGGCTAATGGTACTTTGATAAAACAGGAGATTGAATTGATCCTCCAGCATCCGCGTCAGCACAGCTTGCTTGCGGAGAGGATCATCAGCAGCTTCTTTAAGTAGGTAGTCAAACAACAGCAATTTATTGAAAATTGAAGCAACTTCTCTCAACAATAGGGGCGGTTGAGTGTTGAAATAGGTTTGGCGATCGCGCGTTCTACTAAACTGTAATCCCCGCCCAACTTGGTGAGCCAAGGTAAACAGCGAATGATAATCCTCCGTGTAACAAAGCGATAGGTAACTGTGCTTCGCGAAAGTTGGGAAACTGAAGACTCCGCTAGCCTTACCAGGACGCACTTTGGTATCAACCCACCTCTTGGAGAAAAAATCTGATGCCCTGTTGGCGTAAAATACATCAAACGGTTTCAAAGCATTGAGCAGCGTTTGCACACCTGTTTTATAGTCCAGCTTCAGCAATGGATCATCCGCTGTCC of the Allocoleopsis franciscana PCC 7113 genome contains:
- a CDS encoding PspA/IM30 family protein — translated: MGLMDRILRVIRANLNNLIGQAEDPEKVLEQAVEEMQQDLIQLRQAVAQAIATQKRTERQAAQAETTAQEWYNRAQLALSNGDDNLAREALTRRKSYQETAKAMRTQLTQQSAVVSKLKENMRTLESKISEAKTKKDLYIARARSAQASQKINEMLGNMGTGTAISAFERMEEKVMQLEAQSEAIAELGSTDLEKRFASLEGGNEVDSELAAMKANLMSGTESAKLPSAQTSSAQNPEVEAELKKLRSEIEGS
- a CDS encoding PspA/IM30 family protein, with amino-acid sequence MGLFDRLSRVVRANLNDMVSKAEDPEKILEQAIIDMQEDLIQLRQAVARAIATQKRTEQQYNKNQSEANNWQNRAQLALSKGDESLAREALLRKKTVAEAAATQKTMLDQQTTQVDSLKKNLIALESKISEAKTKKDMLKSRAAAAKANEQLQGTIGRLGTGSAMAAFERMEDKVLELEARSQAGYELAGNNLEEQFALLEGGSDVDDELAQMKAQLTGGSVSQQALPASEEKASPSSNAAVDAELEALRKQIDNL
- a CDS encoding LL-diaminopimelate aminotransferase; translated protein: MQFAKRLQPLQANVFADMDQAKAKAKASGQNIIDLSLGSSDLPASEHVLEAIQESLSDNSTHGYLLFHGTQAFRQAAADWYTQRFGISVDPETEVLPLIGSQEGTAHLPLAVLNPGDFALLLDPGYPSHVGGVYLASGQIYTMPILAENNFLPVFEDIPTPVLAQSRMMVLSYPHNPTTAIAPLSFFQEAVAFCREHDLVLVHDFPYADLVFAEDTGETPNPKSLAPSILQADPDKDVSIEFFTFSKSYNMGGFRIGYAIGNAQLIRALRQVKAAVDFNQYRGILNGAIAALRGPQDSVQQSVEIFRQRRDAFVTALHKIGWQVPTPNATMYIWAKLPEPWTNDSVKFCTQLVEKTGVAASPGAGFGKAGEGYVRFALVHEPAILEMAVERMAGFLR
- a CDS encoding thioredoxin family protein → MEGFVGNAISITDSEFETEVLKAEQPVLVYLWASWCGPCRLVSPSVDWVADTYRDRLKVFKMEVDPNPDTVKKYHVEGVPALLVFKNGEIAQSHEGAISKQKLVSLIDNHLSPAS